A genome region from Paralichthys olivaceus isolate ysfri-2021 chromosome 6, ASM2471397v2, whole genome shotgun sequence includes the following:
- the pfkfb1 gene encoding 6-phosphofructo-2-kinase/fructose-2,6-bisphosphatase 1 isoform X2, with product MELPQLEHVRLRRCDSAASVPQFCNSPTMIVMVGLPARGKTFISKKLTRYLNWIGVPTKMFNVGQYRREAVKTYENFEFFKPDNEEAMRIRKACAASALKDVTVYFSKEQGQVAVFDATNTTRERRAIILSCAKEKGYKVFFVESICEDPEIIAENIKQVKFGSPDYVDRDIDEAIEDFAQRIECYRASYVSIDDEKDRKLSYIKIFDVGSRYLVNQVQDHIQSRIVYYLMNIHVTPRSIYLSRHGESELNLLGRIGGDSGLSPRGHKYANALATFIKGQSIKDLKVWTSHMKRTIQTAEALGVQYEQWKALNEIDAGVCEELTYEEIQENFPEEFALRDQDKYRYRYPKGESYEDLVHRLEPVIMELERQENVLVICHQAIMRCLLAYLLDKPADGLPYLRCPLHTVLKLTPIAYGCKVESFFLNIEAVNTHRERPGNVNTNRNPEEALQTVPDHI from the exons ATGGAGCTTCCCCAGCTGGAACACGTGAGGCTCCGCAGGTGTGACAGCGCAG CCTCGGTGCCTCAGTTCTGTAACTCTCCCACGATGATTGTGATGGTGGGCCTGCCTGCCAGAGGGAAGACGTTCATATCCAAGAAGCTCACCCGCTACCTGAACTGGATCGGAGTTCCTACAAAAA TGTTTAACGTCGGTCAGTACCGAAGAGAGGCTGTGAAGACCTACGAGAACTTTGAGTTCTTTAAACCAGACAACGAGGAGGCCATGAGAATCCGCAA GGCCTGTGCAGCATCTGCCCTCAAAGATGTCACCGTCTATTTCAGCAAGGAGCAGGGACAAGTGGCC gtaTTTGATGCCACCAACACGACCAGGGAGAGGAGGGCGATCATTCTGAGTTGTGCAAAGGAGAAGGGCTACAAG GTTTTCTTTGTGGAATCAATCTGTGAAGACCCAGAGATCATTGCAGAGAATATCAAG CAAGTAAAGTTTGGGAGTCCAGATTACGTGGATCGTGACATAGATGAAGCCATTGAAGACTTCGCCCAGCGCATCGAGTGTTACAGGGCAAGTTACGTCTCTATAGATGACGAGAAAGACAG GAAGCTCTCCTACATCAAGATCTTCGACGTGGGCAGCAGATACCTGGTGAACCAGGTCCAGGACCACATTCAGAGCAGGATAGTCTACTACCTCATGAACATCCACGTCACGCCAAGATCCATCTATCTGAGCCGCCACGGAGAGAGCGAACTCAACCTGCTGGGTCGCATCGGTGGAGACTCGGGCCTCTCGCCCAGAGGACACAAG TACGCCAACGCCTTGGCAACCTTCATCAAGGGTCAGAGCATCAAGGACCTGAAGGTGTGGACGAGCCACATGAAGAGGACCATCCAGACGGCAGAGGCTCTGGGGGTCCAGTACGAACAGTGGAAGGCTCTCAATGAGATCGACGCT GGCGTTTGTGAGGAGCTCACCTACGAGGAGATCCAGGAGAATTTCCCCGAGGAGTTTGCACTGAGAGACCAGGACAAGTATCGCTACCGTTACCCTAAGGGTGAG TCCTATGAGGACCTCGTCCATCGACTCGAGCCGGTCATCATGGAGCTGGAGCGGCAGGAAAACGTCCTGGTCATCTGTCACCAGGCTATAATGCGCTGCCTGTTGGCCTACTTGTTAGACAAACCTGCAG ATGGGCTGCCTTATCTGAGATGCCCCCTTCACACGGTGCTCAAACTCACGCCGATAGCCTACG GGTGTAAGGTTGAGTCTTTCTTCCTCAACATCGAGgcggtgaacacacacagagagcgtCCAGGG AACGTCAACACCAACAGAAATCCAGAGGAAGCTCTGCAGACGGTTCCTGATCACATATAG
- the pfkfb1 gene encoding 6-phosphofructo-2-kinase/fructose-2,6-bisphosphatase 1 isoform X1: MALTINASTEQQKLTQTPLLKIWVPWMGCNLNRRRGSSVPQFCNSPTMIVMVGLPARGKTFISKKLTRYLNWIGVPTKMFNVGQYRREAVKTYENFEFFKPDNEEAMRIRKACAASALKDVTVYFSKEQGQVAVFDATNTTRERRAIILSCAKEKGYKVFFVESICEDPEIIAENIKQVKFGSPDYVDRDIDEAIEDFAQRIECYRASYVSIDDEKDRKLSYIKIFDVGSRYLVNQVQDHIQSRIVYYLMNIHVTPRSIYLSRHGESELNLLGRIGGDSGLSPRGHKYANALATFIKGQSIKDLKVWTSHMKRTIQTAEALGVQYEQWKALNEIDAGVCEELTYEEIQENFPEEFALRDQDKYRYRYPKGESYEDLVHRLEPVIMELERQENVLVICHQAIMRCLLAYLLDKPADGLPYLRCPLHTVLKLTPIAYGCKVESFFLNIEAVNTHRERPGNVNTNRNPEEALQTVPDHI, encoded by the exons ATGGCTCTCACCATTAACGCGTCCACCGAGCAGCAGAAGCTCACCCAGACTCCTCTGCTCAAGATCTGGGTTCCTTGGATGGGCTGCAACTTGAACCGCAGGAGGGGAT CCTCGGTGCCTCAGTTCTGTAACTCTCCCACGATGATTGTGATGGTGGGCCTGCCTGCCAGAGGGAAGACGTTCATATCCAAGAAGCTCACCCGCTACCTGAACTGGATCGGAGTTCCTACAAAAA TGTTTAACGTCGGTCAGTACCGAAGAGAGGCTGTGAAGACCTACGAGAACTTTGAGTTCTTTAAACCAGACAACGAGGAGGCCATGAGAATCCGCAA GGCCTGTGCAGCATCTGCCCTCAAAGATGTCACCGTCTATTTCAGCAAGGAGCAGGGACAAGTGGCC gtaTTTGATGCCACCAACACGACCAGGGAGAGGAGGGCGATCATTCTGAGTTGTGCAAAGGAGAAGGGCTACAAG GTTTTCTTTGTGGAATCAATCTGTGAAGACCCAGAGATCATTGCAGAGAATATCAAG CAAGTAAAGTTTGGGAGTCCAGATTACGTGGATCGTGACATAGATGAAGCCATTGAAGACTTCGCCCAGCGCATCGAGTGTTACAGGGCAAGTTACGTCTCTATAGATGACGAGAAAGACAG GAAGCTCTCCTACATCAAGATCTTCGACGTGGGCAGCAGATACCTGGTGAACCAGGTCCAGGACCACATTCAGAGCAGGATAGTCTACTACCTCATGAACATCCACGTCACGCCAAGATCCATCTATCTGAGCCGCCACGGAGAGAGCGAACTCAACCTGCTGGGTCGCATCGGTGGAGACTCGGGCCTCTCGCCCAGAGGACACAAG TACGCCAACGCCTTGGCAACCTTCATCAAGGGTCAGAGCATCAAGGACCTGAAGGTGTGGACGAGCCACATGAAGAGGACCATCCAGACGGCAGAGGCTCTGGGGGTCCAGTACGAACAGTGGAAGGCTCTCAATGAGATCGACGCT GGCGTTTGTGAGGAGCTCACCTACGAGGAGATCCAGGAGAATTTCCCCGAGGAGTTTGCACTGAGAGACCAGGACAAGTATCGCTACCGTTACCCTAAGGGTGAG TCCTATGAGGACCTCGTCCATCGACTCGAGCCGGTCATCATGGAGCTGGAGCGGCAGGAAAACGTCCTGGTCATCTGTCACCAGGCTATAATGCGCTGCCTGTTGGCCTACTTGTTAGACAAACCTGCAG ATGGGCTGCCTTATCTGAGATGCCCCCTTCACACGGTGCTCAAACTCACGCCGATAGCCTACG GGTGTAAGGTTGAGTCTTTCTTCCTCAACATCGAGgcggtgaacacacacagagagcgtCCAGGG AACGTCAACACCAACAGAAATCCAGAGGAAGCTCTGCAGACGGTTCCTGATCACATATAG
- the pfkfb1 gene encoding 6-phosphofructo-2-kinase/fructose-2,6-bisphosphatase 1 isoform X3, which yields MIVMVGLPARGKTFISKKLTRYLNWIGVPTKMFNVGQYRREAVKTYENFEFFKPDNEEAMRIRKACAASALKDVTVYFSKEQGQVAVFDATNTTRERRAIILSCAKEKGYKVFFVESICEDPEIIAENIKQVKFGSPDYVDRDIDEAIEDFAQRIECYRASYVSIDDEKDRKLSYIKIFDVGSRYLVNQVQDHIQSRIVYYLMNIHVTPRSIYLSRHGESELNLLGRIGGDSGLSPRGHKYANALATFIKGQSIKDLKVWTSHMKRTIQTAEALGVQYEQWKALNEIDAGVCEELTYEEIQENFPEEFALRDQDKYRYRYPKGESYEDLVHRLEPVIMELERQENVLVICHQAIMRCLLAYLLDKPADGLPYLRCPLHTVLKLTPIAYGCKVESFFLNIEAVNTHRERPGNVNTNRNPEEALQTVPDHI from the exons ATGATTGTGATGGTGGGCCTGCCTGCCAGAGGGAAGACGTTCATATCCAAGAAGCTCACCCGCTACCTGAACTGGATCGGAGTTCCTACAAAAA TGTTTAACGTCGGTCAGTACCGAAGAGAGGCTGTGAAGACCTACGAGAACTTTGAGTTCTTTAAACCAGACAACGAGGAGGCCATGAGAATCCGCAA GGCCTGTGCAGCATCTGCCCTCAAAGATGTCACCGTCTATTTCAGCAAGGAGCAGGGACAAGTGGCC gtaTTTGATGCCACCAACACGACCAGGGAGAGGAGGGCGATCATTCTGAGTTGTGCAAAGGAGAAGGGCTACAAG GTTTTCTTTGTGGAATCAATCTGTGAAGACCCAGAGATCATTGCAGAGAATATCAAG CAAGTAAAGTTTGGGAGTCCAGATTACGTGGATCGTGACATAGATGAAGCCATTGAAGACTTCGCCCAGCGCATCGAGTGTTACAGGGCAAGTTACGTCTCTATAGATGACGAGAAAGACAG GAAGCTCTCCTACATCAAGATCTTCGACGTGGGCAGCAGATACCTGGTGAACCAGGTCCAGGACCACATTCAGAGCAGGATAGTCTACTACCTCATGAACATCCACGTCACGCCAAGATCCATCTATCTGAGCCGCCACGGAGAGAGCGAACTCAACCTGCTGGGTCGCATCGGTGGAGACTCGGGCCTCTCGCCCAGAGGACACAAG TACGCCAACGCCTTGGCAACCTTCATCAAGGGTCAGAGCATCAAGGACCTGAAGGTGTGGACGAGCCACATGAAGAGGACCATCCAGACGGCAGAGGCTCTGGGGGTCCAGTACGAACAGTGGAAGGCTCTCAATGAGATCGACGCT GGCGTTTGTGAGGAGCTCACCTACGAGGAGATCCAGGAGAATTTCCCCGAGGAGTTTGCACTGAGAGACCAGGACAAGTATCGCTACCGTTACCCTAAGGGTGAG TCCTATGAGGACCTCGTCCATCGACTCGAGCCGGTCATCATGGAGCTGGAGCGGCAGGAAAACGTCCTGGTCATCTGTCACCAGGCTATAATGCGCTGCCTGTTGGCCTACTTGTTAGACAAACCTGCAG ATGGGCTGCCTTATCTGAGATGCCCCCTTCACACGGTGCTCAAACTCACGCCGATAGCCTACG GGTGTAAGGTTGAGTCTTTCTTCCTCAACATCGAGgcggtgaacacacacagagagcgtCCAGGG AACGTCAACACCAACAGAAATCCAGAGGAAGCTCTGCAGACGGTTCCTGATCACATATAG
- the LOC109643097 gene encoding UDP-glucuronosyltransferase 2B20-like isoform X1 yields MQGNAGLYIHFSSEQGCRMIRSNTGFSSVQLTRQSVRLQRPRRFGEEVGARIHRRMPRGTDDPKHATRGLHQACEQARGRRQTLKVMESHPALAFILLFSATLASSCDGGKVLVYPVDGSHWLNMKILVEALHSQGHQITVLRSTTSWYVSEDSPHYSSITVHQEQPQNLESQTFMTSFLNKSLEIRRHRGSLWAFVEFYRNLFEMVGDNQHTVANLVASIFEDKKLMQKLRETGYDLCLTDPAFPAGVLLAHHLQLPLVLNVRWLFNGEAHFAIAPSPLSYVPQLFTHSSDKMDLFQRIENIIYHSILVYMYHYVSNPPYQAVCDKYFGEDVNVMSLIQGADLWLMRVDFTFEFPRPTMPNVIYIGGFQGKPPRPLPSDLEEFVQSSGEHGVVVMTLGTLLNDLGPEISETIASAFANIPQKVVWRHTGKRPVTLGNNTMLVEWLPQNDLLGHPKTKVFVTHGGTNGIYEAIYQGVPILGIPLIFDQFDNMVRLKARGVAEIVEVTALDVESLTSALRNIVDPEKPYKQNMVKLSQLHRDKPMKPLDSAVFWMEFVMRHRGAAHLRTESYKMPWYSYHCLDVMAVMVAFVLIIAALVWVSCRCLIRRFIRTKTSSAKSKRE; encoded by the exons ATGCAGGGAAATGCGGGGTTATACATTCACTTCTCTTCTGAACAGGGCTGTCGCATGATAAGGTCAAACACTGGCTTCTCCTCGGTTCAGCTGACGAGACAGAGCGTGAGGTTGCAGCGGCCCCGGAG GTTTGGGGAAGAGGTGGGAGCCAGGATCCACCGGAGAATGCCACGAGGCACTGACGACCCTAAACACGCAACACGTGGTCTTCATCAGGCATGTGAACAAGCCCGAGGCCGGAGGCAAACGTTGAAAG TGATGGAGTCACATCCAGCTCTGGCGTTCATCTTGCTGTTTTCAGCGACTCTGGCGTCCAGCTGCGATGGTGGGAAAGTGCTGGTCTACCCCGTGGATGGGAGCCACTGGCTGAACATGAAAATCCTGGTGGAGGCGCTGCATTCTCAGGGCCATCAAATCACGGTGCTGCGCTCCACCACCAGCTGGTACGTCTCCGAAGACTCACCCCACTACAGTTCCATCACCGTCCACCAGGAGCAGCCCCAAAACCTGGAGAGCCAGACCTTCATGACCTCTTTCCTCAATAAGTCTCTAGAGATCCGTCGACATCGAGGCTCTCTGTGGGCGTTCGTGGAGTTTTATAGGAACCTTTTTGAAATGGTGGGGGACAACCAGCATACTGTGGCGAATCTGGTCGCCAGCATCTTTGAGGATAAGAAGCTGATGCAGAAGCTGAGGGAAACTGGATATGACCTTTGTCTGACGGACCCTGCGTTTCCTGCAGGAGTGCTGCTGGCACATCACCTCCAGCTGCCCCTGGTTCTCAACGTGCGCTGGCTCTTCAATGGCGAGGCGCACTTTGCCATCGCTCCTTCTCCTTTGTCCTACGTCCCTCAGTTGTTTACTCACAGCTCAGACAAAATGGACCTTTTTCAAAGAATCGAAAATATAATCTATCATAGCATACTGGTGTACATGTACCACTACGTCTCAAATCCGCCCTACCAGGCTGTGTGTGATAAATATTTCGGAGAAGACGTCAACGTCATGTCTCTCATCCAGGGAGCGGATCTGTGGCTGATGCGAGTCGACTTCACATTCGAGTTCCCCCGGCCCACGATGCCCAACGTCATCTACATCGGAGGCTTCCAGGGAAAGCCCCCCAGGCCTCTTCCGTCAGATTTAGAAGAATTTGTGCAGAGCTCTGGTGAACACGGGGTGGTCGTCATGACTCTGGGGACCCTGCTGAACGACCTCGGCCCCGAGATATCAGAGACCATCGCCTCAGCGTTCGCCAACATCCCGCAGAAGGTAGTGTGGAGGCACACCGGGAAAAGACCGGTCACACTTGGAAACAACACCATGCTGGTCGAGTGGCTGCCTCAAAACGATCTGCTGGGTCACCCTAAGACCAAGGTTTTCGTCACGCATGGCGGCACGAACGGTATTTACGAGGCCATCTACCAAGGCGTCCCCATCCTGGGCATCCCTCTCATCTTTGACCAGTTCGACAACATGGTGCGTCTGAAGGCACGGGGAGTGGCGGAGATTGTTGAAGTGACCGCTTTGGATGTGGAGTCTCTGACAAGCGCTCTGAGGAATATCGTAGACCCGGAGAAGCCCTACAAACAGAACATGGTCAAACTGTCACAGCTTCACCGCGACAAACCAATGAAACCCTTAGACAGCGCCGTTTTCTGGATGGAGTTCGTCATGAGGCACCGGGGAGCAGCTCATCTGCGCACAGAGTCATATAAGATGCCTTGGTATTCGTACCATTGTCTAGATGTGATGGCAGTGATGGTTGCGTTCGTTCTCATAATCGCTGCGCTAGTTTGGGTTTCCTGTAGATGTCTCATCAGACGTTTCATACGGACCAAGACGTCCTCAGCCAAGTCCAAGAGGGAATAG
- the LOC109643097 gene encoding UDP-glucuronosyltransferase 2B20-like isoform X2, whose protein sequence is MQLTSFSLSHTHTHTSVYMMESHPALAFILLFSATLASSCDGGKVLVYPVDGSHWLNMKILVEALHSQGHQITVLRSTTSWYVSEDSPHYSSITVHQEQPQNLESQTFMTSFLNKSLEIRRHRGSLWAFVEFYRNLFEMVGDNQHTVANLVASIFEDKKLMQKLRETGYDLCLTDPAFPAGVLLAHHLQLPLVLNVRWLFNGEAHFAIAPSPLSYVPQLFTHSSDKMDLFQRIENIIYHSILVYMYHYVSNPPYQAVCDKYFGEDVNVMSLIQGADLWLMRVDFTFEFPRPTMPNVIYIGGFQGKPPRPLPSDLEEFVQSSGEHGVVVMTLGTLLNDLGPEISETIASAFANIPQKVVWRHTGKRPVTLGNNTMLVEWLPQNDLLGHPKTKVFVTHGGTNGIYEAIYQGVPILGIPLIFDQFDNMVRLKARGVAEIVEVTALDVESLTSALRNIVDPEKPYKQNMVKLSQLHRDKPMKPLDSAVFWMEFVMRHRGAAHLRTESYKMPWYSYHCLDVMAVMVAFVLIIAALVWVSCRCLIRRFIRTKTSSAKSKRE, encoded by the exons ATGCAACtaacttctttctctctctctcacacacacacacacacatctgtgtatA TGATGGAGTCACATCCAGCTCTGGCGTTCATCTTGCTGTTTTCAGCGACTCTGGCGTCCAGCTGCGATGGTGGGAAAGTGCTGGTCTACCCCGTGGATGGGAGCCACTGGCTGAACATGAAAATCCTGGTGGAGGCGCTGCATTCTCAGGGCCATCAAATCACGGTGCTGCGCTCCACCACCAGCTGGTACGTCTCCGAAGACTCACCCCACTACAGTTCCATCACCGTCCACCAGGAGCAGCCCCAAAACCTGGAGAGCCAGACCTTCATGACCTCTTTCCTCAATAAGTCTCTAGAGATCCGTCGACATCGAGGCTCTCTGTGGGCGTTCGTGGAGTTTTATAGGAACCTTTTTGAAATGGTGGGGGACAACCAGCATACTGTGGCGAATCTGGTCGCCAGCATCTTTGAGGATAAGAAGCTGATGCAGAAGCTGAGGGAAACTGGATATGACCTTTGTCTGACGGACCCTGCGTTTCCTGCAGGAGTGCTGCTGGCACATCACCTCCAGCTGCCCCTGGTTCTCAACGTGCGCTGGCTCTTCAATGGCGAGGCGCACTTTGCCATCGCTCCTTCTCCTTTGTCCTACGTCCCTCAGTTGTTTACTCACAGCTCAGACAAAATGGACCTTTTTCAAAGAATCGAAAATATAATCTATCATAGCATACTGGTGTACATGTACCACTACGTCTCAAATCCGCCCTACCAGGCTGTGTGTGATAAATATTTCGGAGAAGACGTCAACGTCATGTCTCTCATCCAGGGAGCGGATCTGTGGCTGATGCGAGTCGACTTCACATTCGAGTTCCCCCGGCCCACGATGCCCAACGTCATCTACATCGGAGGCTTCCAGGGAAAGCCCCCCAGGCCTCTTCCGTCAGATTTAGAAGAATTTGTGCAGAGCTCTGGTGAACACGGGGTGGTCGTCATGACTCTGGGGACCCTGCTGAACGACCTCGGCCCCGAGATATCAGAGACCATCGCCTCAGCGTTCGCCAACATCCCGCAGAAGGTAGTGTGGAGGCACACCGGGAAAAGACCGGTCACACTTGGAAACAACACCATGCTGGTCGAGTGGCTGCCTCAAAACGATCTGCTGGGTCACCCTAAGACCAAGGTTTTCGTCACGCATGGCGGCACGAACGGTATTTACGAGGCCATCTACCAAGGCGTCCCCATCCTGGGCATCCCTCTCATCTTTGACCAGTTCGACAACATGGTGCGTCTGAAGGCACGGGGAGTGGCGGAGATTGTTGAAGTGACCGCTTTGGATGTGGAGTCTCTGACAAGCGCTCTGAGGAATATCGTAGACCCGGAGAAGCCCTACAAACAGAACATGGTCAAACTGTCACAGCTTCACCGCGACAAACCAATGAAACCCTTAGACAGCGCCGTTTTCTGGATGGAGTTCGTCATGAGGCACCGGGGAGCAGCTCATCTGCGCACAGAGTCATATAAGATGCCTTGGTATTCGTACCATTGTCTAGATGTGATGGCAGTGATGGTTGCGTTCGTTCTCATAATCGCTGCGCTAGTTTGGGTTTCCTGTAGATGTCTCATCAGACGTTTCATACGGACCAAGACGTCCTCAGCCAAGTCCAAGAGGGAATAG
- the LOC109643097 gene encoding UDP-glucuronosyltransferase 2B20-like isoform X3 — protein sequence MESHPALAFILLFSATLASSCDGGKVLVYPVDGSHWLNMKILVEALHSQGHQITVLRSTTSWYVSEDSPHYSSITVHQEQPQNLESQTFMTSFLNKSLEIRRHRGSLWAFVEFYRNLFEMVGDNQHTVANLVASIFEDKKLMQKLRETGYDLCLTDPAFPAGVLLAHHLQLPLVLNVRWLFNGEAHFAIAPSPLSYVPQLFTHSSDKMDLFQRIENIIYHSILVYMYHYVSNPPYQAVCDKYFGEDVNVMSLIQGADLWLMRVDFTFEFPRPTMPNVIYIGGFQGKPPRPLPSDLEEFVQSSGEHGVVVMTLGTLLNDLGPEISETIASAFANIPQKVVWRHTGKRPVTLGNNTMLVEWLPQNDLLGHPKTKVFVTHGGTNGIYEAIYQGVPILGIPLIFDQFDNMVRLKARGVAEIVEVTALDVESLTSALRNIVDPEKPYKQNMVKLSQLHRDKPMKPLDSAVFWMEFVMRHRGAAHLRTESYKMPWYSYHCLDVMAVMVAFVLIIAALVWVSCRCLIRRFIRTKTSSAKSKRE from the coding sequence ATGGAGTCACATCCAGCTCTGGCGTTCATCTTGCTGTTTTCAGCGACTCTGGCGTCCAGCTGCGATGGTGGGAAAGTGCTGGTCTACCCCGTGGATGGGAGCCACTGGCTGAACATGAAAATCCTGGTGGAGGCGCTGCATTCTCAGGGCCATCAAATCACGGTGCTGCGCTCCACCACCAGCTGGTACGTCTCCGAAGACTCACCCCACTACAGTTCCATCACCGTCCACCAGGAGCAGCCCCAAAACCTGGAGAGCCAGACCTTCATGACCTCTTTCCTCAATAAGTCTCTAGAGATCCGTCGACATCGAGGCTCTCTGTGGGCGTTCGTGGAGTTTTATAGGAACCTTTTTGAAATGGTGGGGGACAACCAGCATACTGTGGCGAATCTGGTCGCCAGCATCTTTGAGGATAAGAAGCTGATGCAGAAGCTGAGGGAAACTGGATATGACCTTTGTCTGACGGACCCTGCGTTTCCTGCAGGAGTGCTGCTGGCACATCACCTCCAGCTGCCCCTGGTTCTCAACGTGCGCTGGCTCTTCAATGGCGAGGCGCACTTTGCCATCGCTCCTTCTCCTTTGTCCTACGTCCCTCAGTTGTTTACTCACAGCTCAGACAAAATGGACCTTTTTCAAAGAATCGAAAATATAATCTATCATAGCATACTGGTGTACATGTACCACTACGTCTCAAATCCGCCCTACCAGGCTGTGTGTGATAAATATTTCGGAGAAGACGTCAACGTCATGTCTCTCATCCAGGGAGCGGATCTGTGGCTGATGCGAGTCGACTTCACATTCGAGTTCCCCCGGCCCACGATGCCCAACGTCATCTACATCGGAGGCTTCCAGGGAAAGCCCCCCAGGCCTCTTCCGTCAGATTTAGAAGAATTTGTGCAGAGCTCTGGTGAACACGGGGTGGTCGTCATGACTCTGGGGACCCTGCTGAACGACCTCGGCCCCGAGATATCAGAGACCATCGCCTCAGCGTTCGCCAACATCCCGCAGAAGGTAGTGTGGAGGCACACCGGGAAAAGACCGGTCACACTTGGAAACAACACCATGCTGGTCGAGTGGCTGCCTCAAAACGATCTGCTGGGTCACCCTAAGACCAAGGTTTTCGTCACGCATGGCGGCACGAACGGTATTTACGAGGCCATCTACCAAGGCGTCCCCATCCTGGGCATCCCTCTCATCTTTGACCAGTTCGACAACATGGTGCGTCTGAAGGCACGGGGAGTGGCGGAGATTGTTGAAGTGACCGCTTTGGATGTGGAGTCTCTGACAAGCGCTCTGAGGAATATCGTAGACCCGGAGAAGCCCTACAAACAGAACATGGTCAAACTGTCACAGCTTCACCGCGACAAACCAATGAAACCCTTAGACAGCGCCGTTTTCTGGATGGAGTTCGTCATGAGGCACCGGGGAGCAGCTCATCTGCGCACAGAGTCATATAAGATGCCTTGGTATTCGTACCATTGTCTAGATGTGATGGCAGTGATGGTTGCGTTCGTTCTCATAATCGCTGCGCTAGTTTGGGTTTCCTGTAGATGTCTCATCAGACGTTTCATACGGACCAAGACGTCCTCAGCCAAGTCCAAGAGGGAATAG
- the LOC109643098 gene encoding P2Y purinoceptor 1, which yields MANTTSCPRVSFDFTGRFLPPVLILVFIVGLVANGWGLKSLQHNWKKLGNVNIFVLNLGLADVLYLLTLPFLVVYYFLESKWIFGDTFCKITRFCFNLNLYGTIGFLTCISVYRYLAIVHPMKVLGRITLTHSVSISVFVWLLVAVESIPDMFYIKTYVNRTGKCFETTHDTFVEGYLKYSLGWALIGFCIPLLIMLGCYGHVIFILCTRKTTDKVLKQRSLTLLLILVLLFSVCYTPYHLFKNLNMWSRVLNKQKECRRWFNSIYIAHQISRGLVCLNSALNPLVYLHGGKDPCSGLKTARRTLERLFTTNSSL from the coding sequence ATGGCGAACACGACCTCTTGTCCTCGTGTGAGCTTTGATTTTACCGGCAGGTTCCTGCCTCCTGTTTTAATCTTGGTCTTCATCGTCGGCCTGGTTGCCAACGGATGGGGTTTGAAGTCTTTGCAGCACAACTGGAAGAAACTGGGCAACGTCAACATTTTTGTGCTCAACCTCGGTCTTGCAGATGTTTTGTACCTGCTCACGCTTCCATTTTTGGTGGTTTACTACTTCCTGGAGAGTAAATGGATCTTTGGAGATACATTCTGCAAGATAACGAGGTTCTGCTTCAACCTAAATTTATACGGCACCATCGGTTTCCTGACGTGCATCAGCGTGTACAGGTACCTGGCTATTGTTCACCCGATGAAAGTATTGGGAAGGATAACTCTCACTCATTCTGTGTCGATCTCAGTCTTTGTGTGGCTGCTGGTGGCTGTTGAGAGTATTCCAGACATGTTCTACATCAAGACGTATGTAAACCGCACTGGGAAATGCTTCGAGACCACACATGACACGTTTGTGGAGGGTTACCTGAAGTACAGCCTGGGGTGGGCACTGATTGGGTTTTGTATCCCACTCCTCATCATGCTGGGCTGCTACGGACATGTGATTTTCATTCTGTGCACCAGAAAGACCACTGACAAGGTTCTGAAGCAAAGGAGCCTGACGTTGTTGTTGATTTTGGtccttctcttctctgtttgttaCACCCCCTACCATCTATTCAAGAACCTAAATATGTGGTCAAGAGTTCTGAACAAACAGAAGGAATGCCGCAGATGGTTCAACAGCATTTACATCGCTCATCAGATAAGCCGAGGCCTGGTGTGTCTGAACAGCGCCCTCAACCCTCTGGTGTACCTCCATGGAGGTAAAGACCCTTGCTCAGGTCTGAAAACTGCTCGTCGAACCTTGGAGCGCCTGTTCACCACGAATTCATCcttgtaa